In Firmicutes bacterium HGW-Firmicutes-1, a genomic segment contains:
- a CDS encoding tRNA uridine-5-carboxymethylaminomethyl(34) synthesis GTPase MnmE, which translates to MIYDTIAAVATPISSAGIGIIRISGEEAINIVDNIFLSKKKGKCLKHALSHTLNYGYIIDKKNNQVVDEVLVSVMKAPNSFTKENVVEINAHGGIVVVQKILRMVLNEGTRLAEPGEFTKRAFLNGRIDLSQAEAVIDIINAKTEMSLDASVNQLKGSVSAKLEVIKKLVLELVAHIEASIDYPEYDLEELNFDNIQVQIQNIKSLIEELLITYDDGKLIKEGIKTVIIGKPNVGKSSLLNTLLKEQRAIVTDVPGTTRDVLEEYMQIHGIPLRLIDTAGIRETKDIVEKLGVEKSLEKIDEADLILLMLDASEKLDEEDFNILELVKKKKTIVILNKSDLDQKLDIKEIEAFVGGKEIIYMSVKTLDGMNQLEDHIKELFMVGNINMNENVYITSVRHKNALEKAIHSIEQVMNALESKMPVDLLAIDITNIYESIGEITGDSVKEDLIHQIFSQFCIGK; encoded by the coding sequence ATGATTTATGATACGATTGCAGCTGTTGCCACACCTATATCTTCTGCAGGCATAGGTATAATTAGGATAAGTGGTGAAGAAGCCATTAATATTGTGGATAATATTTTTCTTTCAAAAAAGAAGGGTAAATGTTTAAAACATGCCCTATCTCACACCTTAAACTACGGGTATATTATTGATAAAAAAAATAATCAAGTAGTAGATGAGGTATTAGTGTCTGTAATGAAAGCACCAAATAGCTTCACTAAAGAAAATGTTGTAGAAATCAATGCTCATGGTGGAATAGTTGTAGTTCAAAAAATACTAAGAATGGTATTGAATGAAGGAACAAGATTAGCGGAACCAGGTGAGTTTACAAAAAGAGCATTTTTAAATGGCAGGATTGATTTATCTCAGGCTGAGGCCGTGATTGATATTATAAATGCTAAGACAGAAATGTCCTTAGATGCTTCTGTTAATCAATTAAAGGGTTCAGTATCCGCGAAACTTGAGGTTATAAAAAAGCTAGTTCTTGAGCTAGTTGCTCATATTGAAGCGTCAATAGATTACCCAGAATATGACTTAGAAGAATTGAATTTTGATAATATTCAGGTGCAAATTCAAAACATAAAAAGTTTGATAGAAGAACTTTTAATTACCTATGATGATGGAAAACTAATTAAAGAAGGTATTAAAACTGTAATTATTGGAAAGCCCAATGTTGGAAAATCTTCTTTATTGAATACTCTCCTAAAAGAACAACGGGCAATTGTTACAGATGTACCCGGAACTACAAGAGACGTCTTAGAAGAATATATGCAAATACATGGAATTCCACTCAGACTTATTGATACAGCAGGGATTAGAGAAACTAAAGATATAGTTGAGAAGTTAGGTGTAGAAAAATCTTTAGAAAAAATAGATGAGGCTGATTTAATATTACTAATGCTTGATGCATCTGAGAAATTAGATGAGGAAGATTTTAATATTCTGGAGTTAGTTAAGAAAAAGAAAACGATTGTAATTTTAAATAAGTCTGATTTAGACCAAAAACTCGACATAAAAGAAATTGAAGCATTTGTTGGGGGTAAAGAAATTATATATATGTCAGTTAAAACTTTAGATGGTATGAATCAACTTGAAGACCATATTAAAGAACTATTTATGGTTGGAAATATAAATATGAATGAAAATGTTTATATAACGAGTGTAAGACATAAAAATGCATTAGAAAAAGCGATTCATAGTATTGAGCAAGTTATGAATGCACTTGAATCAAAAATGCCAGTAGATTTATTAGCGATTGATATCACTAATATTTATGAATCAATAGGTGAAATAACCGGTGATTCTGTTAAGGAAGATCTTATTCATCAAATATTTAGTCAATTTTGTATCGGTAAATAA
- a CDS encoding tRNA uridine-5-carboxymethylaminomethyl(34) synthesis enzyme MnmG — protein MRFEEGSFDVIIIGAGHAGCEAALASARLGLKTVVFAVNLDSIAMMPCNPSIGGTSKGHLVREIDALGGQMGINIDKTYIQSKMLNTGKGPAVHSLRAQADKFKYSKTMKKVLEDTVNLQIRQAEVTNILIEDNQIIGVQILSGAIYRSKAVVIATGTYLKAKCIYGDVTVYSGPNGLQAANNLSASLIESGIELFRFKTGTPARIDKKSIDFSKLEEQKGDDRVVPFSFTHKEQDINREQISCWLTYTNNETHQIIRDNLDRSPLYGGVIEGTGPRYCPSIEVKVVNFHDKDRHQVFLEPEGEETNEMYVQGMSTSLPEDVQRDMLRSLPGLENCNIMRTGYAIEYDCINPIQLNPTLEFKAISGLYSAGQFNGSSGYEEAAAQGLIAGINAGLKALGKEQIVIDRSQGYIGVLIDDLVTKGTSEPYRMMTSRAEYRLLLRQDNADLRLTDIGYKVGLIDENRYEMFLLKKEMIENEISRLNQTIVGTTEKVQSLLSKLESTLLRSGASLADLLKRPELNYEDLNEIDDGRSPLPLDVIEQVNIQIKYEGYISKQIKQVEQFKKLEKKIIPESLIYEEIKSLRIEAKQKLIQVKPMSIGQASRISGVSPADVSVLLVYLEQFNRNKSV, from the coding sequence ATGCGATTTGAAGAAGGAAGTTTTGATGTTATTATAATAGGAGCAGGACATGCAGGTTGTGAAGCTGCTTTAGCTTCTGCAAGATTAGGACTTAAAACTGTTGTATTTGCAGTAAATTTAGATAGCATTGCTATGATGCCTTGTAACCCAAGTATTGGTGGAACATCAAAGGGACATTTAGTAAGAGAGATAGATGCATTAGGTGGTCAAATGGGTATCAATATTGATAAAACCTATATTCAATCTAAAATGTTAAATACAGGAAAAGGGCCAGCTGTACATTCTTTAAGAGCACAAGCAGATAAATTTAAATATTCAAAAACGATGAAAAAAGTTCTAGAGGATACAGTAAATTTGCAAATCAGACAGGCAGAGGTTACAAATATTTTAATTGAAGACAATCAAATTATTGGTGTACAAATACTATCAGGTGCTATATATAGATCAAAAGCTGTAGTCATTGCTACAGGAACATACTTAAAGGCGAAATGTATTTATGGTGATGTGACTGTCTATAGTGGACCCAATGGGCTACAGGCTGCAAACAACTTATCAGCTTCTTTAATAGAATCTGGTATTGAATTATTTAGATTTAAAACGGGTACACCTGCAAGAATAGATAAAAAATCGATTGATTTTTCTAAACTTGAAGAACAAAAGGGAGACGATCGAGTAGTTCCCTTCTCATTTACTCATAAGGAACAAGATATTAATAGAGAGCAAATATCTTGTTGGTTAACATACACGAATAATGAAACTCATCAAATAATTAGAGATAACCTAGACCGATCCCCTCTTTACGGTGGAGTGATAGAAGGTACAGGACCTAGATATTGTCCATCAATAGAGGTTAAGGTTGTGAATTTCCATGATAAAGATAGACATCAAGTTTTTCTAGAGCCTGAAGGTGAAGAGACAAATGAAATGTACGTTCAAGGAATGTCAACTTCTTTACCTGAAGACGTTCAAAGAGATATGCTAAGAAGTTTACCTGGGTTAGAGAATTGTAATATTATGCGAACGGGATATGCAATTGAATATGATTGCATTAACCCAATTCAATTAAACCCTACATTAGAATTTAAAGCTATTAGTGGATTATATAGTGCAGGACAATTCAATGGTAGTTCAGGTTATGAGGAAGCTGCAGCACAAGGCCTTATAGCTGGAATAAATGCGGGGCTTAAGGCATTAGGAAAAGAACAAATTGTTATCGATCGATCACAAGGATATATTGGAGTACTAATTGATGATTTAGTAACAAAAGGTACGAGTGAGCCATATAGAATGATGACATCAAGAGCAGAATATAGATTGTTACTTAGACAAGATAATGCAGACTTAAGACTTACTGATATCGGTTACAAGGTTGGATTAATTGATGAGAATAGATATGAAATGTTTCTTCTGAAAAAAGAAATGATAGAAAATGAGATTAGTAGACTAAACCAAACAATTGTGGGGACTACTGAAAAAGTTCAAAGTCTATTATCAAAGCTTGAAAGTACACTTTTAAGGAGTGGTGCGTCATTGGCTGATTTGTTAAAAAGACCAGAATTAAACTACGAAGACTTAAATGAAATAGATGATGGAAGAAGTCCATTGCCTTTAGATGTAATTGAGCAAGTGAATATTCAAATTAAATATGAGGGTTATATCTCAAAGCAAATTAAACAAGTTGAACAATTTAAAAAGTTAGAAAAGAAAATTATTCCAGAGAGTTTAATATATGAAGAAATTAAAAGCTTAAGAATTGAAGCGAAACAAAAGCTCATTCAAGTTAAACCAATGTCTATAGGGCAAGCATCAAGAATTTCTGGTGTATCGCCTGCAGATGTTTCGGTTCTTCTGGTTTACTTGGAACAATTCAATAGAAACAAATCTGTGTAA
- a CDS encoding 16S rRNA (guanine(527)-N(7))-methyltransferase RsmG codes for MKNIEFFLNGLKQLHINPTDAMLEQFSLYFEMLIDWNERINLTSITDEKDVIIKHFLDSLLLVHSINLEKVNSIIDIGTGAGFPGIPLKIIFPNMRLVLLDSVNKKVSFLEEVCKRLSLTNVKCLHGRAEDYAKDPIYREKFDLVVSRAVSNLSTLSEYCIPFVNMHGSFIAYKAVDYEFELEDAQHAIEELGGQVKKVDQLVIPNSDITRTYVCIEKCSVTPKYYPRKAGLPAKNPL; via the coding sequence ATGAAAAATATTGAATTTTTTTTGAATGGTCTTAAACAACTACACATCAATCCTACGGATGCAATGCTTGAACAATTTAGTCTATACTTTGAGATGCTCATCGATTGGAATGAAAGAATTAACTTAACCTCAATAACAGATGAAAAAGATGTTATTATAAAACACTTTTTAGATAGTCTGTTACTTGTTCATTCAATCAATTTAGAAAAGGTGAATAGTATTATTGATATAGGAACAGGAGCTGGATTTCCAGGGATACCATTGAAAATTATCTTTCCAAATATGAGATTGGTATTATTAGATTCAGTTAATAAAAAAGTTAGTTTCTTGGAAGAAGTTTGTAAAAGATTAAGCTTAACAAATGTAAAGTGTTTACATGGACGAGCTGAGGATTATGCAAAAGATCCAATCTATAGAGAAAAATTTGATTTGGTTGTATCAAGAGCTGTAAGCAATCTTTCTACACTATCCGAATATTGTATCCCGTTTGTTAATATGCATGGATCATTTATAGCATATAAAGCTGTCGACTATGAATTCGAACTGGAAGATGCACAACATGCAATAGAAGAGCTAGGAGGCCAAGTTAAAAAGGTAGATCAGTTAGTCATTCCTAATTCAGACATAACACGAACATATGTTTGTATTGAAAAATGTTCAGTAACTCCTAAGTATTATCCTAGAAAGGCTGGGCTACCTGCCAAAAACCCTCTATAA
- the noc gene encoding nucleoid occlusion protein encodes MRNYGDYKVIMIPIANIRPNPYQPRKVFDQVMLEELSNSIKEFGVIQPVNVRVIKDETYELVAGERRLRAAKLAKLEKIPAIVIDVNDKDSAVLALIENLQRENLNYFEEAEGYYNLMEDYNLTQEDIAKQVGKSQSTVANKLRLLKLSDQVVKVLLDHHLSERHARALLKLPTPDLQLAILDKVIIQSLNVKKTEDLIDNTLHKVINDEKTNSKQNAYLKRYIKDIRIFTNTIKQSVEMMKESGVDVQYKLEENDNAYYISIVIPTTK; translated from the coding sequence ATGAGAAATTATGGTGACTATAAGGTTATAATGATACCAATTGCAAATATTCGACCTAATCCATACCAACCTAGGAAGGTTTTTGATCAGGTTATGCTTGAAGAACTGTCAAATTCCATAAAAGAGTTTGGGGTAATTCAACCAGTTAATGTAAGAGTAATAAAAGATGAAACTTATGAATTAGTGGCTGGTGAAAGAAGATTAAGAGCTGCCAAATTAGCAAAGTTAGAAAAAATTCCTGCAATTGTAATAGATGTGAATGATAAAGACAGCGCTGTTCTTGCGTTAATTGAAAATTTGCAACGCGAAAATCTTAATTATTTCGAAGAAGCAGAAGGATATTATAATCTTATGGAAGATTATAACTTAACACAGGAAGATATTGCAAAACAAGTTGGAAAAAGTCAATCTACAGTAGCAAATAAGCTCAGATTATTAAAACTATCAGATCAAGTTGTTAAAGTACTGTTAGATCATCATTTATCAGAAAGACATGCTCGGGCACTTTTGAAGTTGCCAACTCCCGATTTACAATTAGCAATATTAGATAAAGTAATTATACAGTCTTTAAATGTCAAAAAGACGGAAGATTTAATTGATAACACATTACATAAAGTAATCAATGATGAGAAAACAAATAGCAAACAAAATGCATACTTAAAAAGGTATATTAAAGATATTCGAATATTTACGAATACCATTAAGCAATCTGTAGAAATGATGAAAGAAAGTGGTGTCGATGTGCAATACAAGCTTGAGGAAAATGACAATGCGTATTATATTTCAATTGTGATACCAACTACAAAATAA
- a CDS encoding alpha/beta hydrolase, producing the protein MKNILKKITKFSLYISFVFITMLFINKVIFAIATLNKKLYDYNSYYYQWKFGKIHYTAMGSGKPILCIHSMKSGSSSYEFSKLTKQLAKNHTVYAIDLIGFGLSEKPKITYTAYMYVQLLHDFIKDVIQEDTDIITSGHSNSFVTMLSIQNSNYINKLIFINPGDLTKLSKNPIKKYSILKYILETPIIGTMLYLVINSKNQIKRQFKKSYFYNDTHISNKFIDSFYENSHIGDANNKFIFASNLCRYNNVNITTALEQINNSIYIIQGNERTEPFENIINEYKKANASIESSIIYKTKEFPHIEKPKAVLEVLSLYLS; encoded by the coding sequence ATGAAAAACATATTAAAGAAAATTACAAAATTCAGTTTATATATAAGCTTCGTTTTTATAACGATGTTATTTATTAATAAAGTAATTTTTGCAATTGCAACTCTTAACAAAAAACTATACGATTATAATAGCTATTATTATCAATGGAAATTTGGCAAAATTCATTATACTGCTATGGGCTCAGGAAAACCCATTCTATGTATTCACTCTATGAAAAGCGGTTCATCCTCTTACGAGTTTAGTAAACTGACAAAACAATTAGCTAAAAACCACACCGTATATGCAATTGATCTAATTGGTTTCGGATTGTCCGAGAAACCCAAAATAACCTATACCGCATACATGTATGTTCAACTTTTACATGACTTCATTAAGGATGTAATCCAAGAAGACACCGACATCATCACAAGTGGTCACAGCAACTCTTTTGTTACAATGTTAAGCATTCAAAACTCAAACTATATTAACAAATTGATATTTATCAATCCTGGTGATTTAACTAAATTGTCAAAGAATCCAATTAAAAAATACTCAATACTTAAATATATATTAGAAACTCCTATTATTGGAACAATGCTCTATCTAGTTATAAATTCAAAAAATCAAATTAAGAGACAATTCAAAAAGTCTTATTTTTATAACGATACTCACATTAGTAATAAATTCATTGATTCCTTTTATGAAAATTCCCATATTGGCGATGCAAATAATAAATTTATTTTTGCATCAAACTTATGCCGTTATAATAATGTAAATATCACCACTGCTCTAGAGCAAATTAACAATAGCATCTATATTATACAAGGAAATGAACGTACAGAACCTTTTGAGAATATTATAAATGAATATAAAAAAGCGAATGCTTCTATAGAAAGTTCAATTATTTATAAAACAAAAGAATTTCCACATATTGAAAAACCAAAAGCAGTTTTAGAAGTTTTATCTTTATATTTAAGTTAG
- a CDS encoding histidine kinase, which produces MYKNQINKLDEIIDKTLKTISESHDEIKEISHFAKHEYLELEEEFLKLKIEANYVIDKVEELELGLKKSKSRLLYVNKNYEKFSESDMKEVYDSTDKIRLELAVENERGIHLIRRRNELELHLKSVQKIYDKADKLSNDFNMAYGVLVGDLKQATEQMDGFQDKEIWGVKVLEAQEFERKRIARDMHDGPTQNLSNLLLKTELCIKLLDKDIDRTKLELNSLKLLIRATIEETRRLIHNLRPMSIDDLGLIPTIERLIDEMKGEVKFELNLTHAKNLELNLDPVMTLAVYRISQEALNNIKKYSQATKVEFEIKVEGDILNLHITDNGIGFDIDGVKLNLEDNRGFGISMMRERTNLLLGEFQIFSTKNKGTTITVKLPIILKKEVLKDE; this is translated from the coding sequence ATGTATAAAAATCAAATAAATAAGCTTGACGAAATTATTGATAAAACTTTAAAAACAATTAGCGAAAGCCATGATGAAATCAAAGAAATCAGCCATTTTGCAAAACATGAATACCTTGAATTAGAAGAAGAGTTTTTGAAATTAAAAATCGAGGCTAATTATGTTATAGATAAAGTGGAGGAGTTAGAATTAGGTTTAAAAAAGAGCAAATCAAGGCTTTTGTACGTTAATAAGAATTATGAAAAATTTTCAGAAAGCGACATGAAAGAGGTGTACGATTCAACGGATAAGATTCGTTTAGAATTAGCTGTTGAAAACGAAAGAGGAATACACCTTATCAGACGAAGAAATGAACTGGAGCTTCATTTAAAAAGCGTACAGAAAATATATGATAAAGCTGATAAATTGTCAAATGATTTTAACATGGCATACGGTGTATTGGTAGGCGATCTAAAGCAAGCAACTGAGCAAATGGATGGCTTCCAGGATAAGGAAATTTGGGGCGTAAAAGTACTTGAAGCACAAGAATTTGAGAGAAAAAGAATAGCAAGAGATATGCATGATGGACCTACTCAAAACTTATCTAATCTATTGTTAAAAACGGAATTATGTATTAAGTTATTAGATAAGGATATTGATAGAACCAAATTAGAACTCAATTCTTTGAAGCTTTTAATTAGAGCAACTATAGAGGAAACAAGAAGACTTATACACAATTTGAGGCCAATGTCGATAGATGATTTAGGATTGATACCAACCATTGAAAGATTGATTGATGAAATGAAGGGTGAAGTTAAATTTGAACTAAATTTAACACATGCTAAAAATTTAGAACTTAATCTGGATCCTGTAATGACATTAGCGGTGTATAGAATTTCACAAGAAGCACTTAACAATATTAAAAAATATTCTCAGGCAACTAAGGTTGAATTTGAGATAAAAGTCGAGGGAGATATTTTGAATTTGCACATTACTGACAATGGAATAGGTTTCGATATTGATGGTGTTAAACTTAATCTTGAAGATAATAGAGGATTTGGTATTTCCATGATGCGTGAGCGTACGAATTTATTGTTAGGGGAATTTCAAATATTTTCTACAAAGAATAAAGGGACAACTATTACCGTCAAGCTACCTATAATTTTGAAAAAAGAGGTTCTCAAAGATGAATAG
- a CDS encoding DNA-binding response regulator translates to MNRIKILIADDHLMVREGLKQLIELEEDIVVVAQAGDGKEAIQKIIQYAPDVVLLDINMPVMNGLEVIKHLKAEKIEAKVLMLTLHNEVEYLFKAVEIGVKGYVLKDSEADVLIKAIREVYKGDSYIQPNMAAKLFQKMNDHAEKTSTCEKLTKRELEVLKLITEGLLNKEIAHKLCISEKTVKNHISNIFKKIEVSDRTQAAVFAIKNKVVDVFDR, encoded by the coding sequence ATGAATAGAATTAAGATACTAATAGCAGATGATCATCTAATGGTTCGAGAAGGATTGAAGCAATTAATAGAATTAGAAGAAGATATAGTAGTAGTAGCGCAAGCTGGAGATGGGAAAGAAGCAATTCAAAAAATAATTCAGTATGCGCCAGATGTTGTTTTACTAGATATTAATATGCCTGTTATGAATGGTCTAGAGGTAATCAAGCATTTGAAAGCAGAAAAAATTGAAGCTAAGGTTTTGATGCTTACATTACACAATGAAGTAGAATATCTTTTCAAAGCAGTTGAAATTGGAGTAAAAGGGTATGTATTAAAGGATTCAGAAGCTGATGTCTTGATAAAAGCGATTAGAGAAGTATATAAGGGCGATTCCTATATACAACCGAACATGGCAGCTAAGCTATTTCAAAAGATGAATGATCATGCAGAAAAAACTAGTACCTGTGAGAAACTAACGAAAAGGGAACTTGAGGTACTTAAGCTCATTACGGAAGGTTTGTTAAACAAAGAGATTGCGCACAAGTTATGTATAAGCGAAAAGACAGTGAAAAATCATATTTCTAATATATTCAAAAAGATTGAGGTTTCAGATCGTACGCAAGCAGCGGTGTTTGCAATAAAAAATAAAGTTGTAGATGTTTTTGATAGATAA
- a CDS encoding chromosome partitioning protein ParA, whose amino-acid sequence MGRIIAVANQKGGVGKTTTTVNLSACLAEKGKKVLTVDIDPQGNTTRGLGIDKKKINEQKKTMYELLLGEISIEDCLLTNLIENLSVIPADVDLAGAEIELIGTESSSFTLKTELDRIKNSYDFIIIDCPPSLSILTVNALTAADTVLVPIQCEFFALEGLSQLMYTINLIQKRLNPHLEIEGVVFTMYDARTNLSIQVVDEVKKKLRKTNIYKSIIPRNVRLGEAPSHGLPINLYDPTSKGAESYRLLADEVIEREEKKNDDKKKGFGKRFIRSY is encoded by the coding sequence ATGGGTAGAATTATTGCTGTGGCAAATCAAAAAGGTGGAGTGGGTAAAACTACAACAACAGTGAACTTGTCAGCATGTTTAGCTGAAAAGGGAAAGAAAGTCCTTACTGTAGATATAGATCCACAAGGAAATACAACAAGAGGTTTAGGCATTGATAAGAAAAAAATAAATGAACAAAAGAAAACAATGTATGAGTTACTTCTTGGTGAAATATCAATTGAAGATTGTCTCCTAACCAATTTGATTGAAAACCTATCAGTAATACCAGCGGATGTTGACTTAGCGGGTGCAGAAATTGAGTTAATAGGCACAGAAAGCAGTAGCTTTACTCTAAAAACTGAACTCGACAGAATCAAAAACTCTTATGATTTTATTATAATTGATTGCCCTCCATCCCTTAGCATACTAACGGTAAATGCATTAACTGCAGCTGATACTGTTCTTGTTCCGATACAATGTGAGTTTTTTGCACTCGAGGGGTTATCTCAATTGATGTATACAATAAATCTTATTCAGAAAAGATTAAATCCGCATTTGGAAATTGAGGGTGTTGTATTCACTATGTATGATGCAAGAACGAATCTATCTATTCAAGTTGTAGATGAAGTGAAAAAAAAGCTAAGAAAAACCAACATCTACAAATCAATAATTCCTAGAAATGTTCGACTTGGCGAAGCGCCTAGTCATGGACTTCCAATAAATTTGTATGACCCTACATCAAAAGGGGCTGAAAGTTATAGACTACTTGCGGATGAAGTAATTGAAAGAGAGGAAAAGAAGAATGACGACAAAAAGAAAGGGTTTGGGAAAAGGTTTATCCGCTCTTATTGA
- a CDS encoding chromosome partitioning protein ParB: MTTKRKGLGKGLSALIEDDLEEKILEQNNNGVIYLKTSDVEPNREQPRKTFNEDSLHELAESIKLYGIIQPLIVTKKENYFEIIAGERRWRASKIAGLKEIPVVIKDFTQEEILAVSLIENIQRENLNPIEEALAYQRLLTEFMLKQDDIAERVSKSRSAIANIMRLLNLDNRVQQMIIDEMISSGHARTLLALEDKQTQYELAYKIFDEKLSVRETEKLIKSIMKPSAKKQKTIENMDMLEPIYREMEKNIQEILGTKVTINRKNEHKGNIEIEYFSMEELERISDLLSIIKAN; this comes from the coding sequence ATGACGACAAAAAGAAAGGGTTTGGGAAAAGGTTTATCCGCTCTTATTGAGGATGACCTAGAGGAAAAGATATTAGAACAAAACAATAATGGCGTTATATATCTTAAAACTTCAGACGTTGAACCGAATAGAGAACAACCAAGAAAGACATTCAATGAAGATTCATTGCATGAGCTAGCTGAATCTATAAAGTTGTATGGAATCATTCAGCCATTAATAGTTACTAAGAAGGAAAATTATTTTGAAATTATTGCAGGAGAAAGAAGATGGAGAGCATCTAAGATTGCTGGACTGAAAGAGATTCCAGTAGTAATAAAAGATTTTACACAAGAAGAAATTTTAGCAGTATCTCTAATTGAGAACATTCAAAGAGAAAATCTGAATCCTATTGAAGAAGCCTTGGCATATCAAAGACTATTAACAGAGTTTATGCTGAAGCAAGATGATATTGCAGAAAGAGTATCAAAGAGTAGATCAGCTATAGCAAATATTATGAGATTACTCAATTTAGATAATCGTGTTCAACAAATGATAATTGATGAAATGATATCAAGTGGTCACGCAAGAACATTATTAGCGCTTGAAGATAAGCAGACTCAATATGAATTAGCGTATAAAATATTTGATGAAAAATTAAGTGTTAGAGAAACAGAAAAACTAATCAAAAGCATTATGAAACCATCTGCTAAAAAACAAAAAACCATCGAAAATATGGATATGCTAGAACCAATATATCGAGAAATGGAAAAGAACATACAAGAGATACTGGGGACAAAGGTAACTATTAATAGAAAGAATGAGCATAAAGGTAATATTGAAATTGAGTATTTTTCAATGGAAGAGTTAGAGAGAATTTCAGATTTGTTATCAATAATAAAAGCAAATTAA
- a CDS encoding DUF4446 domain-containing protein yields the protein METVTYLMSNYGLEIIIGTYSFLALLFILLIIQMVKTSKLKKRYNLMFKGEKVQNVEEMLLMHKIEVDKVINTHADIKSNISNMQKALTTAYSKSSIYRYDAFSGLSGKLSFVYVLLDSTNSGLILNGIYSSEGHYLYIKDVVNGKTEKELSKEERLTLDKVMNTNN from the coding sequence ATGGAAACTGTTACATATTTAATGAGCAATTATGGTTTAGAAATAATAATTGGAACATACTCATTTCTAGCCCTATTGTTTATATTATTAATTATTCAAATGGTTAAAACTTCCAAGCTTAAAAAAAGGTATAATTTAATGTTTAAAGGTGAAAAAGTCCAAAATGTTGAAGAAATGTTATTAATGCATAAAATTGAGGTAGATAAGGTAATAAATACTCATGCAGATATTAAATCTAACATATCGAATATGCAAAAAGCATTAACAACGGCATATTCAAAATCATCTATTTATAGATATGATGCGTTCTCGGGGTTATCAGGAAAGTTAAGTTTTGTATATGTATTATTAGATTCAACAAATTCGGGACTTATATTAAATGGTATTTATAGCAGCGAAGGCCATTATTTATACATTAAAGATGTAGTTAATGGGAAGACGGAAAAAGAATTGTCAAAAGAAGAAAGATTAACATTAGATAAAGTAATGAATACGAATAACTAA